One Pseudomonadota bacterium genomic window, TCCTAATCCCGTTGTTTTTTTAGAAAATGAACTTCTTTATGGTCAACGCTTCGAAGCTCCTCCTTCGAACTCTGATTTCGTTCTTCCAATTGGAAAAGCTCATATTGAACGCGCTGGAAAAGATGTGACTTTAGTTGGATTTTCCATTATGGTGGGATATGCATTGGAGGCTGCTGAAGAACTTGCAAAAGAAGGGATTGACGTTGAAGTGATAAACTTAAGATCATTACGTCCCTTAGATACAGAAACAATTTTTGACTCTGTACGCAAAACAAATCGCTGCATAACCCTTGAAGAAGGGTTTCCTTATGCTGGCATTGGCTCAGAAGTTGCTGCTCAAATTATGGAACATATGTTTGACTTTTTAGACGCTCCAGTTCTCAGAGTCACAGCTCAAGATGTCCCTCTTCCTTATGCTGCCAATCTTGAACGTCTTGCGATCCCACGTGCCGCAGAAATTGTTCAAGCTGTCAAAAATGTTCTCTATAACGCTTAAAGGTATTCCAAAATGACCATTGAAATCCTTATGCCCGCCCTCTCTCCAACAATGACAGAAGGGAATCTTGTCAAATGGCTTAAAAAAGAAGGAGATTCTCTTAAATCAGGGGAAGTCCTCGCTGAAATTGAAACCGATAAGGCCACAATGGAAGTTGAAGTCATTGACGAAGGCATCCTTGGAAAAATCATAGTTCCAGCCGGCACAGAGGGTGTTAAAGTCAATACGCTTATTGGTTTGATTCTTGAAGAGGGAGAAACAGCAGAAAATCTTACACATCAATCTTCTGCCTCTGCAAAGAATCCTGATCCAAAACCTCAAGAAGTCTCTCTTCCTTCTTCTCAAAATTTAGAGCCGAAAGAAAAAGCTTCTTCTCCAACATCTTCCGTAGGACGCATTCTTTCAAGTCCTCTTGCAAGGCGTCTTGCTTTTGAAAAAAATATTGATCTTTCCACAATTCAAGGGTCTGGTCCACGGGGCCGTATTGTTAAAAAAGACATTGAAGAGACCGCTCAAACCATGGCATCTCCACGTCCTTCTTCTTCTTTTGAATCAGCCTATGAAGATGTGGCCTTAACAACCATGCGTAAAGTTGTTGCAAAGCGCCTTACGGAATCAAAGCAAACCATTCCTCATTTTTATGTGAGCATGGACGCAGAGTTAGATGCGCTTTTAGCCCTTCGAAAAGAGTTAAATAATGGACTTAAAGACGCCAAAGTCTCTGTGAATGACTTGTTAATCAAAGCCTGTGCTCGAACTTTGATGGATGTTCCTGAGGCCAATGCCTCCTGGATGGAAACTTCCCTTCGGCTTTATAAAACGGCAGACATTTCTGTCGCTGTTTCTCTTGAAGAAGGTCTGATTACACCCATTATTCGAAATGCTCAGTCCAAATCAATTCTTGACATCTCGACAGAAATGAAAACACTT contains:
- a CDS encoding pyruvate dehydrogenase complex E1 component subunit beta, producing MTIETMTVREALRDAMAEEMRRNPNVFLMGEEVAEYQGAYKVSQGLLEEFGSKRVIDTPITEAGFAGVGVGAAFGGLLPIVEFMTFNFSMQAIDQIINSAAKTLYMSGGQMGCPIVFRGPNGSAARVGAQHSQCFASWYAHCPGLKVVSPYNAIDAKGLLKSAIRDPNPVVFLENELLYGQRFEAPPSNSDFVLPIGKAHIERAGKDVTLVGFSIMVGYALEAAEELAKEGIDVEVINLRSLRPLDTETIFDSVRKTNRCITLEEGFPYAGIGSEVAAQIMEHMFDFLDAPVLRVTAQDVPLPYAANLERLAIPRAAEIVQAVKNVLYNA
- a CDS encoding pyruvate dehydrogenase complex dihydrolipoamide acetyltransferase, encoding MTIEILMPALSPTMTEGNLVKWLKKEGDSLKSGEVLAEIETDKATMEVEVIDEGILGKIIVPAGTEGVKVNTLIGLILEEGETAENLTHQSSASAKNPDPKPQEVSLPSSQNLEPKEKASSPTSSVGRILSSPLARRLAFEKNIDLSTIQGSGPRGRIVKKDIEETAQTMASPRPSSSFESAYEDVALTTMRKVVAKRLTESKQTIPHFYVSMDAELDALLALRKELNNGLKDAKVSVNDLLIKACARTLMDVPEANASWMETSLRLYKTADISVAVSLEEGLITPIIRNAQSKSILDISTEMKTLREKAQSGKLAPSEFQGGSFSLSNMGMYGVTSFSAILNPPQACILAVGTGQEKAVVRNGALSIATLMTLTLSVDHRVVDGAVAAQFLKVLKNYIENPVLILA